Sequence from the Undibacterium piscinae genome:
TCTGTATCGATTGTGCCGATAGGTTGACGGCAATATCATTTACTTCGCTATTCCGGGCTAATTCATCCAAGGCCAGATTGACAGCGGCCAGATCGAGTTTGTCTGTGAGTCCGAGGCGTTCCGCAATCGGTAGAAAACGTCCGGCAGGGAACCATTCACCACCAAACATCAGGCGTAAGGCCGCCTCGGTGTGAATCCGTTTTCCATCAAAATCGACAACCGGGAATAAGGCTAGTTTGACCCATTGCTGTTCCAGCGCACGTTGTATCAGCTTAGACCATTCGTCGCTACTCTTTGGCGCTTGCTCGATATTTAAAGGCGCCGCTTTGCGTATGTCGCTGATGCCACCGATTTCTGCCGCAGCGACCGCCCCATCGACTTGTGATAGCAGCGCACCTGGGGCGATGCCAAATTCAAATTCACCGAAACCTATGAAAACCGCCGTCGGATTATCGGTGATTTCAGTTAGCTCTTTGCAGATACTCTCCAATAACGTGCTAGTTACCGTGTCAGCCTCGGTTTGCCTGAACAGCAACGCAAAATCGGTACCGTTCAGGCGCGCAGCAAAGCCTTCAGGCAATGCATTTGCTTGAGTGTTGAGTAAGGAGCCTATCTTCTTGAGTAAAGCATCGACCTTATTGCGACCAAGTTGCTTATTGATTTCTGCCAGGTGAGATAGTCGTAGCATGATCAGGCTGCCGGGTGGCGCTTCTTCGGCCTCTACCATGACATGCAGTTGCCCCATAAAGTGGCTGCGGTTGGCCAGGCCGGAAACCGGATCGGTATTGGCTTGCCTGCGCAAGGCTTCCAGTCTTTCCGCTTCTTCGGCAAACATGGACTTGAGTAATCCTACAGTGGAATTCATCGCCGTTGAAAGTTGCCGTAATTCAGGAACTTTGGATTCCGGTGCCACGATAAAACGACGTTCGCTCATCGCGCTGGCTTGTTCTATCACGGCACGCAGTGGCTTTCTCAGACGGCGCAAGATAAGAGTGCCGAGATAGCCGGCAATCAGACCGGACAAGGCCAGTGTGGCAATCATCTCTTTAGTCGATTGCCATAAAGTTTGATAGGCAAAACTGCTTTGCGTCACAAGAGAAACCGTGCCCAATTGTTTCCAGCCACTGCTGATCTGTGCCTGACCTGGGGCGGATTGAATCGGGAAACTGCGTATGAACCAGTCCGGGACATCATTTTTTTCCGTCGCGGCAACCCGCCTGATAATTTCTTTTCCGGCAGGATCGCTTACGCTGATCGAGGTGTAATGACCGCTGTCAAACAAAGCTGCAATGACCAATTCGAGTTCGATGGCATCGATATTTTTTTGGCTCAAAGATAATGCCAGCACGGTGGCGTTATCCGCATTTTTCATCCGCAGTTGCTCGTTCAGGTAGGCGCGTGAACTGAGGGTGGATGCCAGCAAGCTACCTATAGAGGCGAGCAGGGTACTGAGTATGATGGCAAGCCAAAGTTGACGATACATTGACATTACACTTCCTTTTAAAAAAACAAAAAATTCCAGACATCGCTTGCTTTGCCTAAGTTGGCGGGGCATTGTAAGAGTGTATGGAAGCTATTCGAAACCTTCGCGGCGCGCACGCTCCAGCAGATCTTGCCAGCGGGTTAAGCGACTGGTACCACCGGGACCAAGAGCCGCATTGGCGGCTGCTCCGGCAAAGACGCCTTGACTGTTAAAGCTAAAAACCGGAAACAAATCACTGCGTCGTGAAGCAGGGCGGATCTCTGAAATGAGATTATCAAGAATCAGTGGCTCAGCGTCGGCAGACGGATAATATGCCAGTACCATATGCGCTTGCTGAACACTGCTATTGGGGCCGCCTATGCGTGCTTTGACGTAGATCAGGCGCAACTGGTTATATCGGGATATTCATATTGCGTAAAGTGAAATATTTGGCAATTACGTAATCTTCGCAATCGCCTTTCCCTTTGGCCAGGCTTTCCATTGGGGTTGCCCAGTAATCAGTTTGCCCCCATGCGTCCTGATCATCGGTGTAAAGAATTTTCCGATTAAAAAGCTCATTCACTTTTTGCAACTTGGTCTCGATTGTTGCATCACCGTAGCTTTGCATGATGTTGTTCCAATCAACAAACGATTGTTGATGTCCGCCGAGATTGCGTAACGCCGCTTGTAAGCGAGCCAGATCAAGTGCATTGCCCGGAATAAACACGAGTATGCTCAGCAGCGTGAATGCCAACTTCATGAAGCCTGGAAATAAACGTCGTCGGGTCAGCAAGCGAATCTTTAGCAAAAGGTCAGGAATAGTCATGCCGTAAGTAAAAATTTCTAGACTTACAACCTTAGAATCAGTTCCTCACTATATATCAATCTGCTGTTAACTTCACTGCTTCCGTGCAACATTAGTCCAGTTTCTGACGGCATTGCCGCACTTGCCAGAGACGAAGTAAAAATAGCCCGTAGCGTCTCATCTACGGGCTATTTTTTAGGATGTTCAGACTACCATTGTTTGGCGTTTGGCGGAGCGTCAACGGTTTCTTTGACGATTAGCCATTTCCCGTCTATCTCTTCCCAGTACAGGGTTTTTTTCAAGACATCTTGGTAGATGGAAGAATGATATTCCTGTTGGAAACTAGTAGTCATATGCTTCGCATCTTGGGTAGCCACTTGAATGTCACTTAAATTCAGCGTGATTTTTTGTGCTGTCATCAGGCGGGATTTGCGAGCTGCTTTCCAGGTTTCGTCAGAGGTATATTTTTTTGCGTACATGTCGAAATATCCCTGGTGATTCATGCTGACCCACGCTTCACGCCACTTCTGCAATGCATTGAGAACGGCCGTTCGCGACGATGTTGCGTGGTCAGTTGCTGTTGCCATTTTTGGCGAGAGCGTTGGCGGTGTCGCCGAACTTGGCGCTAAACCGAGTTGCTCACTGGCGCGCGCATTCAATGCCTCTTTATTGACAAAATAGAGCTCGCTTATGTCAAGTTGGCAGTTTTGTGGGGCATCTTCCTTGTCATTTTGTGTATCCATTTTGGGTAATGGACCGGCATCCTGCCGGGCTATGCCAAGAGCGCTATACAGGGAGCCCATGCCTGCATGAGTTCTGGCGTAGGCGTAGAACAAATCATATTCTGCATTGGAAAACGAACGTTTTGCCTGAAACAATTCATTTTCGGTATCAAGCAAATCGAGCAGCGAACGTTGACCAATATCAAATTGCTGGCGATAGGCATCACGCGCTTTTTCTATCGAGAGTTGATGTTGATCGAGATAAGTCATTTGCTCGGTCAATTTTCGGGTGTCGTTGTAGGCGATCACTAAGGTTTGTCTAACGTCCCGGCAAGCCTTGTCGCGTTGGTCGCGTGCCAGGTTAAGCAAATCGGCTGACTGCCGTACGCGCGCACTATCGCTACCGCCATTGAATAAATTCCATGACAGAACTACTTCTGCGGTATTGTTGTTGGTTCTTCCGCTAATACTGTCGATGTTATTGCCATGCTCAGTTCTGGCCCTGAAATCGACGCGAGGCTGATAGCTAGAGCGACGTGCCTTCAGACTACTTTCTACCGAGCGTATATTTTCTACCGCAGCCAGCAGACTGGGGTGGTTTTTATTTGCCAGGCTTAATGCTGCGCTGATATCAGCTGGCATGTCCTTGCTCAGCAAGCGAGGGTTCTCCAGATTTTTACTTGCATGGGTGCCGACCAGTCTATGAAAGCGAGTACTAACATCGTGTAAATTCGAGGTTTCCGTCAGCAAATTTGCTTCGGCTAATGCGACCCGTCCGGATATCTGCTCAAGGTCGACACGACGCCCGGCGCCTGCGTTGACTTTTCTTTGAATTTGCTCAAAAACGGTGCGGTGACGTACGTAGTTATCTTCCGCCAATACCACTAATTTGCGGTAGCGAAGTATGTCTGAATACGCACGAATGACTTCTAGCGCAATATTTTCCGAGGCATCACGGAGTTCATGCAAACGCACCAAACGAGTGTAATCAAGACGCTTGACTTCATTGCGGGTTAGGAATCCATCGTACAGCATTTGATTCAGGCTTAAAGTTGCGCCAGTGCGGTTGAAGTCGGATTTTCCCAGTCGATTTTCATTGACGTCCCGTCCCGCACCCGCACTAAGATTGACGCTAGGCAAGTATCCACCTGAGGCTGCATCTCTCTCTGAACCTGCAGCTTGAAAATTATGCCAACGCGATAGCACTTCAGGATTGGATAAAATAGCCTGTTGAGTCACTTCTTTTAGCGTTTGTACTTGTGCATAGGCACAAAATGGTAAAAATGCCAAAACCAATCCGAGGTATTTTTTTTGTAAGCGTATTTGCATGGTTCAAGTCAAAGAAAATGATAAATGATTGCCGAACCGAAACGTAACAGAATGTAATAATCAATGGAAGGGCTTAAAACGAGAAATGACAATTTATAACAAAAAAAGCATGATTTTATTTCTACATGGAAATAAAATCATGCTTTCGTATTTCTTTTGAGAATTAAATGCTTTTGACTTATCCGTTCATTTGTAAAAAGGCTTTTTCGGCTTCTATGATGGTTGCAGCAATAATTTGATCATCATGTTGAGCCGATACGAAGCCGGCTTCAAATGCCGACGGAGCCAGATAGACGCCGGCATCTAGCATCAGGTGAAAGAAACGATTAAATTTTGTACTATCGCTTGCCATCATTTCTGAGTACGAAGTAGGAATCTCTTTGGAAAAATACAAGCCGAACATGCCGCCGACAGAGTCCGCACAAAAAGTGATGCCAGCTTTACGTGCTGCTTCGCTCAACCCTGCAGCTAATTTACTGGTTTGCAATGACAGCTTTGTGTAGAAATCCGGTTCTTGAATCAGTTTCAGGGTGGTTAGACCCGCTGCGACCGCAACCGGATTGCCAGATAAGGTACCCGCTTGATAAACCCTGCCCAGTGGCGCCATATTCGCCATCAAGTCAGCACGTCCGCCAAAAGCAGCTACAGGCAGACCGCCACCTATGATTTTGCCAAGTGCTGTGATGTCAGGCTTAATCTCGTACAGGGATTGAGCGCCACCCAAGGCTACGCGGAAGCCACACATCACTTCGTCAAAAATCAATACGCTGCCGTATTCTGTACACAGGCGACGCATGGTTTGCAGGAACTCAGGTGTCGCCTTAATCAGGTTCATATTGCCGGCGACCGGCTCTACAATAACGCAGGCAATGTCTTTTCCGTGAGTTTTGAAGCAGTCTTCCAGTTGTTGGCTATTGTTATAGTCAAGCACCAAAGTGTGCTGTATGAAGTCTTCGGGAACACCTGCCGAAGTAGGATTGCCAAGTGTCAGTAAGCCGCTGCCTGCTTTGACCAGCAATGAATCGGCATGTCCGTGATAGCAGCCTTCAAATTTGATGATCTTGTCGCGACCGGTGGCTCCGCGTGCAAGTCTTAGCGCACTCATGGTGGCTTCCGTGCCGCTGGAAACGAGACGAACCTGTTCAATTGATGGCACCAACTTGCAAATTTCTTCCGCCATTTCAATCTCGCCTTCGGTCGGAGCACCGAAACCAAGACCGCGGGCAGCTGCATCTTGTACCGCCTTGACCACCATAGGGTGGGCGTGACCCACTATGGCCGGTCCCCATGATCCTATGTAATCGATGTAACGGCGGTCTTCCGCGTCCCAAAAATAAGGACCCTCGGCGCGTTGGATAAAACGTGGCGTCCCCCCTACCGAGCGAAAGGCTCGTACTGGTGAGTTGACACCGCCCGGAGTGGTTTTTTGGGCGCGGAGAAATAAATTTTCGTTTTTATCGGTCATGGTTATACAAGTCAAAAGATGGTTGTAAAAAATAGCTGGTTTGAATAAGTGCTTATGTTTTGAATTATTCAGGCTCTTTGGCCCAAAAATAGTGGTCAGGTATCAGCTTTCCCATGCCAAGCCGTTGCGCGTGATTAATTGAGGCGAGAGTGAATTCCTGGGCTTCGTGCACCGCGTCCGCCATGTCCATTCCGTTGGCGAGAACGGCGGTAATTGCGGCTGATAAGGTATTACCTGCCCCCATATAGGTCCCAGGCACGCGCTGCCATAGGTCGCGGCGTACTATGCCTTCGTCATTGAACAAGATATTTTCGATATCATTTCCTTGTCCTGCCACGCCCGTTACCAATACGTATTCACAGCCGGATTCAATTAATGTCATCACGTCTGCAGCCATGTCATCTTGCTTAGCTGGTGTTGTTGGAATAACTGATTCACTCCAGCTTTCGGCTAGTCTAGTCAGTTCAACAGCGGAAATAAGTAGTAAAGTCGCTTGTGGAATCAATAATTCCCGTATCGCCAGCAGGATATCTTCCGCTTCAGATTCTGGCTCGGGTACTGATGAGTCGAAAGGATCGAGAATCATGGGCATCTCGGGGTAATCCGAGACTATTTCGGCAATTACCGTGATATTTTCCACACTCCCCACTTGCCCCACCTTGATGGCGATTATTTCCATATCCTCTAGAACGGTACGGGCCTGATCGCTGACGAGATCCGCGTCTAATGGGTGAGTGTCGTCTATTTGGGTGGTGTCACCAACCAATATGGTGGTTAACACAGGTACGCCGTGACAACCCATTGCGGCAAACGAAGATAGATCAGCTTGTATGCCGATGGCCGTAACGGGATTGGATGCGCCGAAAGTAAGAATGAGGGGAGTGGTTTGGTTTTGCACGTTGAGTAGATTAATATAGCGCTTTTTTGTCGATTTTATTGATTGTACTTTTTGAGAGCTTGTTTTTAGTCAAAAGTAAGGGTCAATGTCAGCAGTTCCTGTTAGGAATTTGCGAGTATCTCGGCATTTTACTTGATTGAGGGAATTTAGTCGTGAGTATTGATAAACTGGCAATTGCGGAGTTTAGGACGTGGATGTGTCTGATCTGCGGATGGGTTTATGAGGAAGAGTTGGGCTTGCCTGATGATGGCATTCCGGCCGGAACAAAGTGGGAAGATGTGCCTATGAATTGGACCTGCCCGGAATGCGGTGCCCGAAAAGAAGATTTTGAAATGCTTGCGATTTAATAATTTCCTGGAATGTAAATATTTCTTTGATACTTAAAATCACACATATAACAATGGCAGCCAGCAGTATGTCGTTATCGTGTTATCCAGAATGTTTATTCCAGGAAAAAATGGCGCAAGCTAGCTAAATTTTGTTACAGTGCTGTTTGACTTTCAACCCAGCTAATCTGAGATAATCTTATGTCAACGTTGACAGGTAACGAAAACTTAAAAATCATGGTGATTGACGATAGCAGTACCATACGTCGATCAGCCGAGATATTTTTAGGGCAAGTAGGGTATAAGGTAATTTTGGCGGAGGATGGCTTTGATGCTTTAGCTAAAATTAATGACACCCATCCGGACTTGATTTTCTGCGATATTCTTATGCCGAGATTAGATGGGTATCAGACCTGTGCTCTGATTAAAAAAAGTGCAAAATTCCGTAGTACGCCAGTGATCATGTTGTCATCGAAAGATGGTTTGTTTGATAGGGCGCGTGGAGCGATGGTTGGTTCGGATGAATATTTAACTAAGCCTTTCACTAAGGATAGCTTACTTAGAACGGTTCGCAACTACACATCCGTAGCTCCTTCCAAATGATTTTAAGGTAAATTTAGGTTAATAAAAATGACTATACAGAAAATTTTAGTGGTCGACGATTCTCCGACTGAGCGTTATTTTTTGACCGATATCCTTGTTAAGAACGGTTTTTCAGTTTCCACAGCAGAAAATGGTGAGGAAGCCTTAACAAAAATTAAGGCGGATAAGCCACAGTTGATCTTGATGGACGTGGTTATGCCTGGTCAGAATGGTTTTCAGATTACCCGTGCGATTGCCCGTGATAGCGAGACTCAGGACATTCCCGTGATTATTTGCACTAGCAAAAATCAGGAAACCGATCGTATCTGGGGGTTGCGTCAGGGGGCGCGTGACTATTTAGTCAAGCCTATAGATCCACAGGAATTGTTGGCGAAAATCGCGGCCCTCGGCTAATCGGACTAATCATGAACGAAATTTTGCGCAAACCAAATGAGATAGCTCCCGAAATCACCAAGCATGATCCTGGATTGCGTCGAACTCGTTTGCGTGAGTTTCAGTCGCAATTGATGGAGCGCATGCAAGCGGCTCAACGCGGTACGCAGGTCAGGGTAAGTCAACTGGGGATAATGATAGGGCAGTCCCGTTATTTACTCGATTTGCGCGAAGCTGGCGAAATCGTCAGTGCCGGAAGTATGCAGAAGGTTCCGCTGACTAAGGAATGGTATCTTGGGCTATCAAATATCCGCGGAAATTTAACCAGTGTGGTTGACTTGGCGCTATTCGATGGCGGATCGCCGACTAAGCAGGACGCGTCTTGCCGTGTGGTGGCTTTCGCTCCTAGTCTTGCCTTTAATAGTGGCTTGTTGGTCTCGCAGGTGCTCGGATTGCGTAATTCAAATGATATGCAGCCGGAGCCGGTTGATGCGCTTGAAGGTAAACTCAGTCAGTCGAGTTCCAAGCCTTGGATAGTAATGAAATACCGTGACTCAGATGGCAAACTTTGGCACGAGCTAAGTTTGTCGTCATTAGTGCAAGATCAAGAATTCTTGCATGTGGGTTTGTGATTCGCAATAAAATAAGTGCAGCATTTAAATCGATTAGGAGACCTAGTAATGGCGTTTAAACTACCGTTTTTGTCTAAGAAAAAACAAAACCAAGAACTTGACCTAGAGGAAGTTGGTGCGCGGGAGTTCAATAATGCAAGTGATTCAGTCGAGGAAGCGAGTAATGTAAAAATGCTTTCGCAAGTTTCTGATCAGCATGGCGATACTAGAGTTGATGCATCGATATTGAAGTCCGCCACATCTGCAGTTAGTCATGCGGATGCAACTTTTATTGGCGATGCGCTTGAAAAAGGCGGAGATATCCGCCTTCCCTTAATCGGCCATTTGCCTCTGCAAAGACAGATTCGCGTGCTGCTGATCACCATGGGCGCGGCATTGTCGCTGAGTCTATTTTTTGTTTGGCTCAATGCAAAGCAATCTAGCCTGATTTCCACGCAAGCACAAATTTCCGGTAATGCGCTGATGAACTCGCAGCGTATCGGTAAAGCGGCTCCAAATGCGATTCAGGGTAATCTTGCCGCGTTTAAGCAGCTTGATGAAAGCCGCAATGAACTTAATAGTGATCTGAATGTTCTGTTGGTCGGTGGACAATATCGCGGACGTAATGTTGACGCTCCTGATTCCACTTTGGAACCGATTCTAAAAGATACGCAGAAGGCATGGAAAAATTCAGATAAAGCGGCTAAGACAATTTTAGATTTGCGCAAAGAGCTGACCGGCTTTGGACAGACTTTGCAGAAGTTGAATACCTTATCACCAGTCTTACTTGAATTGACGGAGCAAATTTCAACGCTGAAATTGCAAGGCGGTGGTTCTGCCCGTGAAATTGCAGCGTCAAGCCAATTGGTCATGTTGACTCAACGTTTGGGACGAAGCGCCAATGAATTCCTGGTTGCCGAAGGTGTGAACCCTGAAACGGCATTTTTGTTGGGTAAGGATACGAATACATTCCGCGATCTGGTTGATGGCTTCCTCAATGGTAGTGAGATGTTGCGTATTACTGCGACTAAAGATGCCGATACACGCGAAAAATTGACTGAGTTGCAAAAAGCTTTTGCTGAATATCAAGTTTCTGTTTCTAGTATTTTGGGTAATTTGCAAAACTTTATTGGTGCAAAACAGGCAGAGCAGTTGCTGTTTAATGAAAACGAGGATTTGAAGCAAAAAATCACTAAACTGCAAACGACCTATACAACGCAACAAGATTCTATCAATTTATCCTTTTGGTTAATTTTGTTGAGCGCTTTAATGGCGCTTGCTGCGGCTGCCGGCATTGCCTTGGTACTGTTGCAGGATAGTCGTAATCGCGCTAAGGAGGCTGATGCCCGACGCAAAGATGCGGATGCGCAGATGCAACAGGCTCAAAAGCAAGAGGAAGAGGCGAAATCGGCAAATGATCAAAATCAGGCAGCGATTTTGCGCTTGATGAATGAACTTCAAGAAGTGGCGGATGGAGATTTGACCGTTCAGGCGACAGTTTCCGAAGACATTACGGGGGCGATTGCCGATTCGGTTAACTATACGGTAGAAGAGTTGCGCGGTCTGGTTGGTCGCGTTACTAATACTGCGGCCCAGGTTACTTCTGCATCCTCACAGGCGCAAGGCGTTTCCAATGATTTG
This genomic interval carries:
- a CDS encoding EAL domain-containing protein, encoding MSMYRQLWLAIILSTLLASIGSLLASTLSSRAYLNEQLRMKNADNATVLALSLSQKNIDAIELELVIAALFDSGHYTSISVSDPAGKEIIRRVAATEKNDVPDWFIRSFPIQSAPGQAQISSGWKQLGTVSLVTQSSFAYQTLWQSTKEMIATLALSGLIAGYLGTLILRRLRKPLRAVIEQASAMSERRFIVAPESKVPELRQLSTAMNSTVGLLKSMFAEEAERLEALRRQANTDPVSGLANRSHFMGQLHVMVEAEEAPPGSLIMLRLSHLAEINKQLGRNKVDALLKKIGSLLNTQANALPEGFAARLNGTDFALLFRQTEADTVTSTLLESICKELTEITDNPTAVFIGFGEFEFGIAPGALLSQVDGAVAAAEIGGISDIRKAAPLNIEQAPKSSDEWSKLIQRALEQQWVKLALFPVVDFDGKRIHTEAALRLMFGGEWFPAGRFLPIAERLGLTDKLDLAAVNLALDELARNSEVNDIAVNLSAQSIQNASFREQLRALLLSRPAISKRLWLEVPENGVFANLDAFRSFHADVGSSGCKLGLEHFGRQFDKINLLHDLKLDYVKVDGGFIRGIDINDANQAFVKGIGSIVHRMGLQIFAEGVSSAAELTTLSGLSINGVTGPAIGLATDTQSN
- a CDS encoding TolC family outer membrane protein, producing MQIRLQKKYLGLVLAFLPFCAYAQVQTLKEVTQQAILSNPEVLSRWHNFQAAGSERDAASGGYLPSVNLSAGAGRDVNENRLGKSDFNRTGATLSLNQMLYDGFLTRNEVKRLDYTRLVRLHELRDASENIALEVIRAYSDILRYRKLVVLAEDNYVRHRTVFEQIQRKVNAGAGRRVDLEQISGRVALAEANLLTETSNLHDVSTRFHRLVGTHASKNLENPRLLSKDMPADISAALSLANKNHPSLLAAVENIRSVESSLKARRSSYQPRVDFRARTEHGNNIDSISGRTNNNTAEVVLSWNLFNGGSDSARVRQSADLLNLARDQRDKACRDVRQTLVIAYNDTRKLTEQMTYLDQHQLSIEKARDAYRQQFDIGQRSLLDLLDTENELFQAKRSFSNAEYDLFYAYARTHAGMGSLYSALGIARQDAGPLPKMDTQNDKEDAPQNCQLDISELYFVNKEALNARASEQLGLAPSSATPPTLSPKMATATDHATSSRTAVLNALQKWREAWVSMNHQGYFDMYAKKYTSDETWKAARKSRLMTAQKITLNLSDIQVATQDAKHMTTSFQQEYHSSIYQDVLKKTLYWEEIDGKWLIVKETVDAPPNAKQW
- the hemL gene encoding glutamate-1-semialdehyde 2,1-aminomutase encodes the protein MTDKNENLFLRAQKTTPGGVNSPVRAFRSVGGTPRFIQRAEGPYFWDAEDRRYIDYIGSWGPAIVGHAHPMVVKAVQDAAARGLGFGAPTEGEIEMAEEICKLVPSIEQVRLVSSGTEATMSALRLARGATGRDKIIKFEGCYHGHADSLLVKAGSGLLTLGNPTSAGVPEDFIQHTLVLDYNNSQQLEDCFKTHGKDIACVIVEPVAGNMNLIKATPEFLQTMRRLCTEYGSVLIFDEVMCGFRVALGGAQSLYEIKPDITALGKIIGGGLPVAAFGGRADLMANMAPLGRVYQAGTLSGNPVAVAAGLTTLKLIQEPDFYTKLSLQTSKLAAGLSEAARKAGITFCADSVGGMFGLYFSKEIPTSYSEMMASDSTKFNRFFHLMLDAGVYLAPSAFEAGFVSAQHDDQIIAATIIEAEKAFLQMNG
- a CDS encoding hydroxymethylpyrimidine/phosphomethylpyrimidine kinase gives rise to the protein MQNQTTPLILTFGASNPVTAIGIQADLSSFAAMGCHGVPVLTTILVGDTTQIDDTHPLDADLVSDQARTVLEDMEIIAIKVGQVGSVENITVIAEIVSDYPEMPMILDPFDSSVPEPESEAEDILLAIRELLIPQATLLLISAVELTRLAESWSESVIPTTPAKQDDMAADVMTLIESGCEYVLVTGVAGQGNDIENILFNDEGIVRRDLWQRVPGTYMGAGNTLSAAITAVLANGMDMADAVHEAQEFTLASINHAQRLGMGKLIPDHYFWAKEPE
- a CDS encoding rubredoxin, translated to MCLICGWVYEEELGLPDDGIPAGTKWEDVPMNWTCPECGARKEDFEMLAI
- a CDS encoding response regulator yields the protein MSTLTGNENLKIMVIDDSSTIRRSAEIFLGQVGYKVILAEDGFDALAKINDTHPDLIFCDILMPRLDGYQTCALIKKSAKFRSTPVIMLSSKDGLFDRARGAMVGSDEYLTKPFTKDSLLRTVRNYTSVAPSK
- a CDS encoding response regulator, which encodes MTIQKILVVDDSPTERYFLTDILVKNGFSVSTAENGEEALTKIKADKPQLILMDVVMPGQNGFQITRAIARDSETQDIPVIICTSKNQETDRIWGLRQGARDYLVKPIDPQELLAKIAALG
- a CDS encoding chemotaxis protein CheW, coding for MQAAQRGTQVRVSQLGIMIGQSRYLLDLREAGEIVSAGSMQKVPLTKEWYLGLSNIRGNLTSVVDLALFDGGSPTKQDASCRVVAFAPSLAFNSGLLVSQVLGLRNSNDMQPEPVDALEGKLSQSSSKPWIVMKYRDSDGKLWHELSLSSLVQDQEFLHVGL
- a CDS encoding methyl-accepting chemotaxis protein, coding for MAFKLPFLSKKKQNQELDLEEVGAREFNNASDSVEEASNVKMLSQVSDQHGDTRVDASILKSATSAVSHADATFIGDALEKGGDIRLPLIGHLPLQRQIRVLLITMGAALSLSLFFVWLNAKQSSLISTQAQISGNALMNSQRIGKAAPNAIQGNLAAFKQLDESRNELNSDLNVLLVGGQYRGRNVDAPDSTLEPILKDTQKAWKNSDKAAKTILDLRKELTGFGQTLQKLNTLSPVLLELTEQISTLKLQGGGSAREIAASSQLVMLTQRLGRSANEFLVAEGVNPETAFLLGKDTNTFRDLVDGFLNGSEMLRITATKDADTREKLTELQKAFAEYQVSVSSILGNLQNFIGAKQAEQLLFNENEDLKQKITKLQTTYTTQQDSINLSFWLILLSALMALAAAAGIALVLLQDSRNRAKEADARRKDADAQMQQAQKQEEEAKSANDQNQAAILRLMNELQEVADGDLTVQATVSEDITGAIADSVNYTVEELRGLVGRVTNTAAQVTSASSQAQGVSNDLLEASHQQSREIADAGQAVTTMANDITDVSRSANESAEVARQSVAAAEQGAHAVENAIKGMNEIREQIQETSKRIKRLGESSQEIGEITELISDITEQTNVLALNAAIQAASAGEAGRGFSVVAEEVQRLAERSAEATKQIGALVRTIQTDTHDAVAAMEKSTQGVVEGAKLSDAAGTALSEIRSVSNRLAELIQGISLATEQQATSANGVAQNIQHILTITEQTQSGTQQTAQSIMELSMLAEELKNSVSRFRVTA